GTAGAAACCaagggagaaaaaaaaacatcattgaAGTTTGTTCTTTTGATTATTTTGAGACATAGTTTGAGTTTCTGTTTGTAGCTTCATGGAaaatttcggttttttttttttaattgtggaGGAAAAGAGGGAGAATTTTCAGATAAGAATCTTTGAGCCAATGGTAAAGATTTTGAATTGAagattccttttttttctttctcttttctcatTGGTTTTCTCGAGAATATATTGTGTGGGtttgggagaaggaagagagagctTCACTGTAGTATTAAAAAGACTTCACTTTTCTGCTTCTTTTAGCTTTGAACACAGCTTCAGCTTTTGTGTCCGAATCTTGAAAAACTTATAtgcttttttctttctcttcaatggagcaaagaagaagaaagagatattGCAACACTGTCTATCTCCTCTTGTTCATCCTCTTAGTCTTCTCTTCAATAACAACCTCAAGCGCAAGTTGTCGGCGAAGAGCTGTGAAACACTTATCCACAGCTCCACCTTCATCTACACCACTGGAGTCCAAAATCACTTCAAAGGTTATTGCTATTAGCATCGTTTCAGGGGTTTTAACAGGGTTGGTCTCGGCCTTAGCGTTAGCTTTCTTGGTCCGTTGCACTGTCAAGTACCTGAAACAGACGCCAATTCTCAAAGGCCCTGTGGTGTTTTCCCCTAAGATCACACCCAAGTCTCTTCACGCAGCTCTTGCTAATGGTATTCAGTTGCTCGGCTCAGACCCTAACGGTAAATACTACAAGATGGTGCTTGATAATGGTCTAGTGGTTGCAGTCAAGAGACTAGGCTCGCTTGAAGGAAACGGCGGCTCACCAGAAGCAACTAAGTCGGTTAAGAGAAGGCTGCAGAAGGAGCTTGAGCTTCTTGCTGGGTTAAGAGATAGGAACCTGATGAGTTTAAGAGCTTATGTCCGTGAATCAGATGAGTTCTCTCTGGTCTATGATTACATGCCGAACGGTAGTCTTGAGGATGTGATGACTAAGGTTAGAGCTGAAGAGTTAGAGCTAGGATGGGAGATAAGGCTGAGAGTTGCTGTTGGGATTGTCAAAGGGCTTCAGTATCTCCATTTCAGCTGTGAGCAACAGATTCTTCATTACAACTTGAAACCTGCCAATGTGATGCTAGATTCTGAGTTTGAGCCTCGGCTTGCTGATTGCGGATTGGCCAAGATCATCCCTGCTTCACAGACAGCAGTGTCTTGCTACTCAGCTCCTGAGTCTTCTCAGATTAACAGGTGCTTGCTTAGAATCAACACCAGCACCTTTTGagttaaactctctttttacTAACATAGGTATGCAAATGATTGTGACACAGATATACAGACAAAAGCGACGTCTTCAGCTTTGGGATGATACTAGGTGTTCTTTTAACCGGGAGAGACCCTACCCTTCCTTTCTCTATAGAAGGTGCAAGCGGAGGGAGCTTAGGACAGTGGCTGAAGCATTTGCAGCAAACGGGAGAAGTGAGGGAAGCATTAGATAAGAGTATTcttggagaggaagtggaggaaGACGAGATGTTAATGGCTTTAAGGATCACCATTATCTGCCTTTCTGACTTTCCAGCAGATAGGCCTTCAAGTGATGAGCTTGTCCACATGCTTACACAACTGCACAGCTTTTAGTCCAATGCTCTTGTACCAAAACCTATCTGTGAACATATGTAACTGCATCTCAATATATTTCTTCTCTTATTGATTAAAATAGATCACACAAATGGTCCAAGAAATCGTTCTCATACCAAATGAAAAGTGTAAAACAAGTAGTAGACAACAAGCCGTTCTTGATGAACGTAACGTAGAACTCAGAAGCAATACAATGGAAAAATTGCAGATCAGGCAAGTCAATTTTCTACTTGCATTGTCCTAAGAGGTGACCCGTTGCCCAGTCTTGGTTGTATCAATAACTCTGAGAGGTCACCGCTCTCAAAGAAGGATTTGTGAAGTGCCTCAACGCATccttcagcttcatcatcatttACTATAAGCGAAATGTTTACCTgcaagaaataaaattttgttagtcGTGTACTTAAAGAGAGTTTTGTTATAAGCAGTGTATTATTATTACCTTGGATGCTCCTTGTGATATCATCTGGACATTGATACCTTTTGTCCAAAGAACATGAAACGCCTgcatgaattcaaaaaaaaaaacaattaggtAAGAAATGTCTTTCTTGATGAGAACATTCAAGGAGGGAAGAGATCTACTAACCCTCTCTAAAATCAGGGAGGAATGTTGAACATTCCCAATCAAAGAGATTATAGCTCTTCCTTTTGAGAGATTCACAACTGCAATTTTCTCAAGTTCCTCTACTACATGATCAAGCTCCTGTTACAAGGGAAAAAACAGATAGAAAAGATCGTTGAGAAAAGCATAATTTATATGGATTGGAAAATAAAGTGTTTGGGATTGAACAAGAACTTGCCTGTTGAATCAGTTCCCTGCTCCAAAGTTTAGACGGATCCAATGTCAGAGATAAACTGACTTCACTAGTGGCAACAACATCTACGGATATTTCAAGGTCCTCAAATATCGAAAATACCTGGCCAAAAGAGTGAGGTTTGCCAAGAAAATGAGTTTCTGAAACTTCAGCCACATAATGAGCTGAAAATGTATATGCTTACCTTAGCAAGAAAGCCAACTTGACCAAGCATTCGGGTGCTTGCTATGTCCAGCATGGTCACATTGCGTTTCAGAACAATGCTCGTTAAAACTGTCTGTATATGAAGAAGAATAAAGTTTTAGTTCTCTGTGAAGGACATGAGCTGCATAAAAAGTAACACAGATTTGGAGAGACTCTATACCTTGGTCATGTCTCTTGTTTTAGTGATGATAGTTCCAGGAGCTTTAGGGTTATAAGAGTTTTTAACCCTAACAGGAATCTCACCCTCTCTTGCTGGCCTCATTGATTGTGGGTGCAAGACCTGCAGCAACAAGTTTACTTTTACTTGCCATATCATTGTACAAATTTTCATGTGTTACCGCTAATAAAAGACTTTGAGTGTTAATTGCATAAGAGTAGAGTGGGACCTGTGCACCAAAATAAGCTAGCTCGGCTGCTTCATCGAATGTTAGAAAGGGTACTGGTGTAGCTCTTTTATAAATAGTAGGGTCACATGTTAGAACACCATCAACATCTTTCCACACCTACTCCAAACAAACATCCAAACTTAACAGAGatgcatacaaaaaaaaacactgaactTTAAGACTGTAAAAGAACCTGAATCTCTTGCAAACCCAACGCTTTGCCAATTGTGGTTGCCGTCAAATCACTGCCACCTCTACCCAAGGTGGTGATTGCACCAGTTTTCCAACCCTATTATTGATTTTTAACTAATTAGGCAAACCACACAACAACTTGAAATGCAAATTCTGAAGATTGCAAGCTTTTAGCAAAATACCTTCCCAAGGAAACCCGTTACAATAGGAATAGCAGGATCATGCATCCAATCATCATATAATCTCTTGGCAACAGCTGGATACGTTGCTTCCAAGATATCCCCATTTGTGAAATCATCCGTTGTAATGAAACCAATTTCAAATGCATCATACTGCAAAGTCGACAATCTAGTTAGCTTTGGTTGCGAGCTGGAACAAAAGTGAACATCTCGACCAGCCTCaaaacatgtattatatattgtgCTCATGAATGCTCAAACAAAAGTTTACTAACCAATTCAAAGTATATACACTTTTAAAcctgttcataatttttttctccAACAGATCATTactgaaaccaaaccgaaatataGATTGACCATTTCTAGCCTAATCTACCAAGGTATCAATTTTACTAATTAgtcaacaaaacaaaatgtatAAACTACTTCAAAGAGAAtgaaacaaatactaaaatatgatgGTGGACATACCTGGCGTGCCTTGACACCGATTTTATTAAGATAAGCTGCGAAAATCCTTGTAGACAAGCACTCTCCAAAAGAGACTAAGTAGTCTCTGGTTCGAAGTGTCAGCTCCTTCATCATCGCTATACCTTTCAGTAGTTGCTCCAGTTCTTCCAAAAACGCTGCAAAATGTTTTCccaaatcaacaaaaaaaagaaagcaataCATGTAGTAGGCTCTTAGATTATTACCAAACTCATCACAAATGAAACATTAATGAGCCTACTTAAAATAGCAAGAACAAAGCTCCAAGTGTACAAAGTTACATGAGCAAACAATACTATTCTTACATGTAACAACAGAGGGATCGATCTTGAGCTCTTTCACTGTCCTGAAACAACAGAAAAAAACACATTCTTTACCAAAACTAACAGCAAGCAGAGAGAGTGATACTTTAATGTAGAGTGAATCAAAACCTGAGATGCAATTCCTTTATAACGCTCAATTCCTCAATCTCAGATGCATTAGAGACACCACAGCTCACAGCCTTCTCTCCCGCCTAAACTAACCAACAACTCAGAACCTCAAATTCAAAACTTTAAACATCAATAACAAAGTCTAAAGGAGAGAGGTTTCAGACATTACAAGCAAGAGATTGTTGGTTGTCTTCCCCATAGCGGAAAGAACAATGACCGGACTCTCTTCCGGAAACGCCAAAATCAAAACCGCCACCTCCCTCATTCTCTCCGCCGTCGCCACCGAGGATCCACCAAACTTCATCACGCACGTGAATCTCTTCTCGTCCCCCTCCCTCTCCTTTATAACGTCTGTCTTCTCCTCTTCCATAACAGCTCGCACAGtgcctttgagacatgaacccGAAACATTCCGTGTGCAGGAGGATGAGCCATCTCCAATGGACAACAAGAACTTCCTCGGACATTTCAAAGCTGTGAAACCGACGCGGCTCGGAGAGATCGGTAGCGTCGACGAGTTCCGGTGGCTGGTGAAAAGAGCATTGCAATGACACCGAACCCTAGCAGCCGCCGCcatcggagaagaagaagaagaccgaGAATGTGTATTGATAGAAGTGGAGAGAAATCGTACGGCTCAGACGCCAAAGATGAAAACTTTAAACCCTCCTTTTCAGTTTTACACCTGAAAACGCTGTCGTTTTTATT
Above is a window of Brassica napus cultivar Da-Ae chromosome A10, Da-Ae, whole genome shotgun sequence DNA encoding:
- the LOC111201494 gene encoding inactive leucine-rich repeat receptor-like protein kinase CORYNE, translating into MLFSFSSMEQRRRKRYCNTVYLLLFILLVFSSITTSSASCRRRAVKHLSTAPPSSTPLESKITSKVIAISIVSGVLTGLVSALALAFLVRCTVKYLKQTPILKGPVVFSPKITPKSLHAALANGIQLLGSDPNGKYYKMVLDNGLVVAVKRLGSLEGNGGSPEATKSVKRRLQKELELLAGLRDRNLMSLRAYVRESDEFSLVYDYMPNGSLEDVMTKVRAEELELGWEIRLRVAVGIVKGLQYLHFSCEQQILHYNLKPANVMLDSEFEPRLADCGLAKIIPASQTAVSCYSAPESSQINRYTDKSDVFSFGMILGVLLTGRDPTLPFSIEGASGGSLGQWLKHLQQTGEVREALDKSILGEEVEEDEMLMALRITIICLSDFPADRPSSDELVHMLTQLHSF
- the LOC111201493 gene encoding aspartokinase 1, chloroplastic, with the protein product MAAAARVRCHCNALFTSHRNSSTLPISPSRVGFTALKCPRKFLLSIGDGSSSCTRNVSGSCLKGTVRAVMEEEKTDVIKEREGDEKRFTCVMKFGGSSVATAERMREVAVLILAFPEESPVIVLSAMGKTTNNLLLAGEKAVSCGVSNASEIEELSVIKELHLRTVKELKIDPSVVTSFLEELEQLLKGIAMMKELTLRTRDYLVSFGECLSTRIFAAYLNKIGVKARQYDAFEIGFITTDDFTNGDILEATYPAVAKRLYDDWMHDPAIPIVTGFLGKGWKTGAITTLGRGGSDLTATTIGKALGLQEIQVWKDVDGVLTCDPTIYKRATPVPFLTFDEAAELAYFGAQVLHPQSMRPAREGEIPVRVKNSYNPKAPGTIITKTRDMTKTVLTSIVLKRNVTMLDIASTRMLGQVGFLAKVFSIFEDLEISVDVVATSEVSLSLTLDPSKLWSRELIQQELDHVVEELEKIAVVNLSKGRAIISLIGNVQHSSLILERAFHVLWTKGINVQMISQGASKVNISLIVNDDEAEGCVEALHKSFFESGDLSELLIQPRLGNGSPLRTMQVEN